A genome region from Brassica oleracea var. oleracea cultivar TO1000 chromosome C2, BOL, whole genome shotgun sequence includes the following:
- the LOC106322776 gene encoding myb-related protein 306-like has translation MVRPPCCDKEGVKKGPWTPEEDIILVTYIQEHGPGNWRAVPTNTGLLRCSKSCRLRWTNYLRPGIKRGNFTEHEEKMIVHLQALLGNRWAAIASYLPQRTDNDIKNYWNTHLKKKLNKANQVSHQEHDQSRDRSSLSSSPSSSSANSNSNINIARGQWERRLQTDIHLAKKALSEALSPAVAPINTATTSSSAESRLTTSSASGFLWTQETSTTYASSTENIAKLLKGWVKKSPTQNSADQMVSPDSETKEVIKSNVEKDCAGAFQSFSGFDHLKDRDSAGVSPDHETKPDITGYSNQSQWSLFEKWLFEDSGGQVGDILLDENPNFF, from the exons ATGGTGAGACCCCCTTGTTGTGACAAAGAAGGAGTGAAGAAAGGGCCATGGACTCCTGAAGAAGATATCATTTTAGTTACTTACATCCAAGAACATGGTCCTGGTAATTGGAGAGCTGTTCCCACCAATACTG GGTTGCTTAGATGCAGCAAGAGTTGTAGGCTTAGATGGACGAACTATTTAAGGCCAGGAATCAAAAGAGGCAACTTCACAGAACATGAAGAGAAGATGATTGTACATCTCCAAGCCCTCTTAGGCAATAG ATGGGCTGCAATTGCGTCTTATCTTCCACAAAGGACAGACAATGACATTAAGAACTATTGGAACACTCACTTGAAGAAGAAACTCAACAAAGCCAATCAAGTTTCTCATCAAGAACATGATCAATCAAGAGACCGTTCCTCACTCTCTTCTTCTCCATCGTCTTCCTCTGCTAATTCCAACTCAAATATTAATATCGCAAGAGGCCAATGGGAAAGAAGACTTCAAACCGATATTCACTTGGCGAAAAAGGCTCTCTCTGAGGCTTTGTCTCCTGCCGTAGCACCGATCAATACAGCAACAACATCTTCTTCTGCTGAATCAAGACTTACTACTTCCTCAGCTAGTGGGTTTCTTTGGACACAAGAAACATCTACCACTTATGCCTCAAGCACCGAGAATATAGCGAAATTGCTCAAAGGGTGGGTGAAGAAATCGCCAACTCAGAACTCAGCGGATCAAATGGTTTCTCCGGATTCTGAGACAAAAGAAGTGATCAAGAGTAATGTCGAGAAGGACTGTGCAGGGGCATTTCAGTCATTTTCAGGGTTCGATCACTTAAAAGATCGTGACTCAGCTGGTGTTTCACCTGATCATGAGACCAAACCAGACATAACTGGATACAGTAACCAAAGTCAATGGTCTTTGTTCGAGAAGTGGCTGTTTGAGGATTCTGGTGGACAGGTTGGTGATATTTTATTGGATGAAAACCCTAATTTCTTCTGA